The Lycium ferocissimum isolate CSIRO_LF1 chromosome 10, AGI_CSIRO_Lferr_CH_V1, whole genome shotgun sequence genome window below encodes:
- the LOC132034337 gene encoding uncharacterized protein LOC132034337: protein MTSQEKSEGSPQSAEAEKQLGSYSYTNWADKIQDQYQKIKENAETYPYVWGSYIVVYGGFGLWFAYRWRKLRKTESRVRVLQERLRKLVEAEASTSSSSASASKAPPSSDISTK, encoded by the coding sequence ATGACTTCTCAGGAAAAAAGTGAAGGTAGTCCACAATCAGCTGAAGCAGAAAAGCAGTTGGGAAGCTACTCATATACTAATTGGGCAGACAAGATACAAGACCAGTACCAGAAGATCAAAGAGAATGCAGAAACTTACCCCTATGTTTGGGGTTCCTATATAGTTGTGTATGGGGGATTCGGGCTTTGGTTTGCCTATAGATGGAGAAAGCTCCGTAAAACTGAAAGTCGAGTTCGAGTCCTTCAAGAAAGACTCCGGAAACTTGTTGAAGCTGAAGCGTCAACTAGTTCCTCATCTGCTTCCGCTAGTAAGGCGCCTCCATCTTCTGATATATCGACCAAATAG